One Bremerella sp. JC817 DNA segment encodes these proteins:
- the ppdK gene encoding pyruvate, phosphate dikinase codes for MVYYFGKTKTEGKDVGKDLLGGKGLNLADMTSIGLPVPPGITITTQVCADYYKAGKKLPKGLMDEVHEGVATLEKELKKKFGDNKNPLLVSVRSGAAVSMPGMMNTILNLGLTDESVVALANATSNQRFAYDAYRRLIDMFGDVVMEVDRDHFEHAFTAIKKKYNAGQDNEVPAEGLIELCHEYKAIYKKYTGEDFPQDPMKQLELAIEAVFKSWNTTRAVRYREVEGIRGLLGTAVNVQSMAYGNMGQDCGTGVAFTRNPSTGENKFYGEFLIDAQGEDVVAGIRTPQPVAEMSKWNKTVYKQLLEIKDTLEAHYKDVQDIEFTIEKGELFMLQTRNGKRTGAAAVKIACDMVKEGLIDEKTALLRIPANDLTQLLLPSFTPESKKNAKVLTIGLPASPGAAVGALAFTAEEAVERTHAGEKVLLVRKETSPEDIDGMHSAVGILTSTGGMTSHAAVVARGWGRCCVAGAGEIEIDEKGRKIKVGGKTYKHSDILSIDGSTGQVMEGSVETSEPKLSGDFAKVMKWADQYRTLGVRTNADTPKDSQRARDFGAEGIGLCRTEHMFFEEDRITSMREMILAETEEDRRAALAKLLPYQREDFVGIFTAMKNLPVTVRLLDPPLHEFLPHDPKAQKEMAEMLGVSPAKVKSRVAALHEANPMLGHRGCRLSVTYPEILEMQVTAIVEAAIECKKNRINAMPEIMIPLVGTAAELSLLRSKAEETIEKTKADKGFSGQLDILIGTMIEIPRAALTANEVAEYAEFFSFGTNDLTQMTFGYSRDDVNTFLPDYTRLEILPTDPFQSLDTTGVGQLVEMGVTKGRQGRDGLKCGICGEHGGDPASIDFCHTVGLDYVSCSPFRVPIARLAAAQAAIRHNK; via the coding sequence ATGGTGTACTACTTCGGCAAGACCAAGACCGAAGGCAAAGATGTCGGCAAGGATCTGCTAGGCGGTAAGGGCTTGAACCTGGCCGACATGACCTCGATCGGTCTGCCAGTTCCTCCCGGTATCACCATTACCACCCAGGTCTGTGCCGACTACTACAAGGCTGGTAAGAAGCTGCCTAAGGGGCTGATGGACGAAGTTCACGAAGGTGTCGCCACCCTCGAAAAGGAACTGAAGAAGAAGTTTGGCGACAACAAGAACCCGCTGCTGGTTTCGGTTCGCTCCGGTGCTGCTGTCTCGATGCCGGGCATGATGAACACGATTCTGAACCTCGGTCTGACCGACGAATCGGTGGTCGCCCTGGCCAATGCTACCAGCAACCAGCGTTTCGCTTACGACGCTTACCGCCGCTTGATCGACATGTTCGGCGACGTGGTGATGGAAGTCGATCGCGATCACTTCGAGCACGCTTTCACAGCGATCAAGAAGAAGTACAACGCCGGTCAGGACAACGAAGTTCCTGCCGAAGGTTTGATCGAACTGTGCCACGAGTACAAGGCGATCTACAAGAAGTACACCGGCGAAGATTTCCCTCAAGACCCAATGAAGCAGCTCGAGCTGGCCATCGAAGCGGTCTTCAAGTCGTGGAACACGACCCGTGCCGTTCGCTACCGCGAAGTGGAAGGCATCCGTGGTCTGCTGGGTACTGCCGTTAATGTCCAGAGCATGGCTTACGGCAACATGGGCCAGGACTGTGGTACCGGTGTGGCCTTCACCCGTAACCCATCGACCGGCGAAAACAAGTTCTATGGCGAATTCCTGATCGACGCTCAGGGCGAAGACGTGGTGGCTGGTATTCGTACCCCACAGCCAGTCGCTGAAATGAGCAAGTGGAACAAGACCGTCTACAAGCAATTGCTTGAAATCAAAGACACCCTGGAAGCTCACTACAAAGACGTCCAGGACATCGAGTTCACCATCGAAAAGGGTGAGCTGTTCATGCTGCAGACTCGTAACGGTAAGCGTACCGGTGCGGCTGCCGTGAAGATCGCTTGCGACATGGTCAAAGAAGGTCTGATCGACGAAAAGACTGCTCTGCTCCGTATTCCAGCGAACGACCTGACCCAACTGCTGCTGCCAAGCTTCACGCCAGAATCGAAGAAGAACGCCAAGGTTCTGACGATCGGTCTGCCAGCTTCGCCAGGTGCGGCGGTCGGTGCATTGGCCTTCACCGCTGAAGAAGCTGTCGAACGTACCCACGCTGGCGAAAAGGTGTTGCTGGTCCGTAAAGAAACCAGCCCGGAAGACATCGACGGCATGCACTCGGCCGTTGGTATTCTGACCTCGACCGGTGGTATGACCAGCCACGCTGCTGTGGTTGCTCGTGGTTGGGGCCGTTGCTGCGTCGCCGGTGCCGGTGAAATCGAAATCGACGAAAAGGGTCGCAAGATCAAAGTCGGTGGCAAGACCTACAAGCACAGCGACATCCTGTCGATCGACGGTTCGACCGGCCAGGTCATGGAAGGTTCCGTTGAAACCAGCGAACCAAAGCTGTCGGGTGACTTCGCCAAGGTGATGAAGTGGGCCGATCAGTACCGCACCCTGGGTGTTCGTACCAACGCCGACACCCCGAAAGACTCGCAGCGTGCTCGCGACTTCGGTGCGGAAGGTATCGGTCTGTGCCGTACCGAACACATGTTCTTCGAAGAAGATCGTATCACCAGCATGCGTGAAATGATCCTCGCCGAAACCGAAGAAGATCGCCGTGCCGCTCTGGCCAAGCTGCTGCCTTACCAGCGCGAAGACTTCGTCGGTATCTTCACCGCGATGAAGAACCTGCCAGTGACCGTTCGTCTGTTGGATCCACCGCTGCACGAATTCCTGCCGCACGATCCAAAGGCTCAGAAGGAAATGGCCGAAATGCTCGGCGTTTCGCCAGCCAAGGTCAAGTCGCGCGTCGCTGCTCTGCACGAAGCCAACCCGATGCTCGGTCACCGTGGTTGCCGCTTGAGCGTGACCTATCCAGAAATCCTGGAAATGCAGGTCACCGCGATCGTCGAAGCTGCGATCGAATGCAAGAAGAACCGTATCAACGCCATGCCGGAAATCATGATCCCGCTGGTCGGTACGGCTGCCGAACTTTCGCTGCTGCGTTCCAAGGCAGAAGAAACCATCGAAAAGACCAAGGCCGACAAGGGCTTCAGCGGTCAGCTCGATATCCTGATCGGGACCATGATCGAAATTCCGCGTGCAGCTCTGACAGCGAACGAAGTCGCCGAGTACGCTGAATTCTTCAGCTTCGGTACCAACGACCTCACGCAGATGACCTTTGGTTACAGCCGTGACGACGTCAACACCTTCCTGCCAGACTACACCCGTCTGGAAATCCTGCCGACCGACCCATTCCAGTCGCTCGACACCACCGGTGTTGGTCAGCTGGTCGAAATGGGCGTCACCAAGGGACGTCAGGGACGTGATGGCCTGAAGTGCGGTATCTGCGGTGAACATGGTGGCGATCCTGCTTCGATCGACTTCTGCCACACCGTTGGTCTGGACTACGTGAGCTGCTCGCCATTCCGCGTGCCAATCGCTCGTCTGGCCGCTGCTCAGGCTGCGATCCGTCACAACAAGTAA
- a CDS encoding type II CAAX endopeptidase family protein, translating into MFDDEDDYDFEDPIGPTVPARERAEWFIRTAVLFESFLAFVAIGLGWAVGVAPWISASWNSGSITAILGAMGLGALATVPLLAAFMWLQHTEMEGLDDLNDYMERQIVPLFREATVIELLLISLAAGIGEEALFRGVIQTFLQEIVGSNAGPAVPIILTSLLFGVVHFMTKEYFIISGLMGAYLGIWFWWTGDLIVPIVIHALYDWFALVYLRQSTPEEDDTASE; encoded by the coding sequence GTGTTTGACGACGAAGACGATTACGATTTCGAAGATCCCATCGGACCGACCGTGCCTGCACGCGAACGGGCAGAGTGGTTTATTCGAACGGCCGTCTTATTCGAGTCGTTTCTGGCATTCGTTGCGATCGGTCTGGGCTGGGCTGTGGGGGTCGCTCCGTGGATCAGTGCCAGTTGGAATAGTGGCAGTATCACGGCAATTTTGGGGGCGATGGGCCTGGGAGCCCTCGCGACCGTGCCGCTGTTGGCCGCGTTCATGTGGCTGCAGCATACCGAGATGGAAGGCCTGGATGATTTGAACGACTACATGGAGCGGCAGATCGTTCCGCTGTTTCGTGAAGCGACGGTGATCGAACTGCTGCTGATCAGCCTGGCCGCAGGGATCGGAGAAGAAGCGCTCTTCCGCGGTGTCATTCAGACATTTCTGCAAGAGATAGTCGGCTCGAATGCTGGTCCCGCTGTCCCGATTATCTTGACCAGCCTGCTCTTCGGCGTGGTCCACTTCATGACGAAGGAATACTTCATCATCAGCGGCTTGATGGGGGCGTATCTGGGGATCTGGTTCTGGTGGACCGGTGATTTGATTGTGCCGATCGTCATTCACGCACTTTACGACTGGTTTGCTTTGGTCTATTTGCGTCAATCGACGCCTGAAGAAGACGACACCGCGTCGGAATAG
- a CDS encoding SRPBCC domain-containing protein, producing the protein MREKIEARTSYTFPVAAEKVYDAWLEPASIRVWLSHSLKSHGLMGEIVRVDVDPKVGGQFFFSDRRGESIAEHWGRYLQLERPEKIAFTWIVDASQEEDPSIVTLSLHPTATGCEATIVHQMDAEWIEYVERTAEGWQRMLANIDQLLQP; encoded by the coding sequence ATGCGTGAAAAGATCGAAGCTCGCACAAGCTATACATTCCCCGTCGCAGCCGAAAAGGTCTACGATGCCTGGCTCGAACCGGCGTCGATTCGTGTCTGGCTGAGCCATTCGCTGAAGAGCCATGGCCTGATGGGTGAGATCGTGCGGGTCGACGTAGACCCGAAAGTTGGCGGCCAGTTCTTCTTTTCCGATCGACGCGGAGAAAGCATCGCGGAGCATTGGGGACGCTATCTGCAGTTAGAGCGTCCAGAAAAGATTGCGTTTACCTGGATTGTGGATGCCAGCCAGGAAGAAGATCCTTCGATCGTCACGCTATCGCTTCACCCCACTGCCACCGGTTGCGAGGCAACCATCGTTCATCAGATGGATGCCGAGTGGATTGAATACGTCGAGCGGACCGCCGAGGGATGGCAACGCATGCTGGCCAATATTGACCAGCTACTACAGCCTTAA
- the carA gene encoding glutamine-hydrolyzing carbamoyl-phosphate synthase small subunit, whose protein sequence is MTQPAKLALEDGTVFTGTAFGAIGEVAGEACFNTSMTGYQEILTDPSYRGQILTMTYPLIGNYGVNSEDMESAKIHMAGFIIREPSRVVSNFRSDGSLDEFLKKNNVVGMWGIDTRALVRRLRSAGSMKAILSSVDLDDASLVEKAKNSPGLVGRDLVQEVLPDQQKLWEEDLSPWIKMGDKARAEGSRKEQDLHVVALDYGMKWNIPRHLRDLGCKVTVLPGTVSADEVLSHNPDGIFLSNGPGDPEPLTGPISTIQGLLGKKPIFGICLGHQLLSLACGAKTFKLKFGHRGANQPVLDMGTEKVEITSQNHGFAVEEESLPACLEITHRNLNDNTIAGVKHKELSAFSVQYHPEASAGPHDSEYLFNRFRAAMDAEKGAATA, encoded by the coding sequence ATGACTCAGCCTGCCAAACTTGCTCTGGAAGATGGAACCGTATTCACCGGAACTGCGTTCGGAGCGATCGGTGAAGTGGCCGGAGAGGCTTGCTTCAATACCTCGATGACTGGCTATCAGGAAATCCTGACCGATCCCAGCTATCGCGGTCAGATCCTGACCATGACCTATCCGTTGATCGGCAACTACGGGGTCAACTCCGAAGACATGGAGAGCGCCAAGATTCACATGGCAGGCTTCATCATTCGCGAGCCCAGCCGCGTGGTCAGCAACTTCCGCTCGGATGGTTCGCTCGACGAATTCCTGAAGAAGAACAACGTCGTCGGTATGTGGGGCATCGATACGCGAGCTCTGGTTCGCCGCCTTCGTTCCGCCGGTTCGATGAAGGCGATCTTGTCGAGCGTCGATCTCGACGACGCCTCGCTGGTTGAAAAGGCGAAGAACAGTCCTGGCCTGGTAGGCCGCGACCTGGTTCAAGAAGTCCTGCCCGATCAGCAAAAGCTGTGGGAAGAAGACCTCAGCCCATGGATCAAAATGGGGGACAAGGCTCGTGCCGAAGGTAGCCGCAAAGAACAAGACCTGCACGTCGTCGCTCTCGACTACGGCATGAAATGGAACATCCCACGTCACTTGCGCGATTTGGGCTGCAAAGTGACTGTGCTGCCAGGAACCGTTTCCGCCGATGAAGTGCTGAGCCACAATCCTGACGGCATCTTCCTTTCCAATGGCCCTGGCGACCCAGAACCGTTGACCGGTCCGATCTCGACCATTCAGGGGCTGCTCGGCAAGAAGCCAATCTTCGGTATCTGCCTGGGGCATCAACTGCTGTCTCTGGCATGCGGCGCGAAGACCTTCAAGCTGAAGTTCGGTCACCGTGGAGCGAATCAGCCAGTTCTCGACATGGGTACCGAGAAGGTCGAAATCACCTCGCAGAACCATGGCTTCGCGGTCGAAGAAGAAAGCCTGCCAGCTTGCCTGGAAATCACCCACCGCAATCTGAACGACAATACGATTGCTGGCGTGAAGCACAAAGAGCTGTCAGCGTTCAGCGTGCAGTACCATCCGGAAGCTTCGGCTGGTCCGCACGATAGCGAATACCTCTTCAATCGCTTCCGTGCCGCCATGGATGCCGAGAAGGGTGCTGCTACCGCTTAA
- a CDS encoding aminotransferase class I/II-fold pyridoxal phosphate-dependent enzyme: protein MSDSVQSSEPSNDPPFEVQFAQRVYRLPPYMFGRINALLYEKRVAGNDVIDMGMGNPSDPPADYVMEKMCEAVKDVRNHGYSKSNGIRNLRREVSAKYLKKYGVRLDPESEVMVCLGSKEGFSHMCLAMMGPGDTAIVPAPYFPVHTYAVALASGNVISLDVADSEKFLSNIAYTCEHLYPKPKLLIICYPHNPSTVTVEPEFFVDVVKIAKKYGLMVISDFAYADVAFDGYKPPSFLSAPGAIDVGVEFTTMSKGYNMAGWRVGYCAGNREMIRGLGTIKGYYDYGMFQAIQIASIIALREGDAAVEAQSQIYQGRRDALVDGLHRLGWEVTPPRAGMFVWAKIPDKWLERMNTMDFAMMLLEKGDVAVSPGSGFGPSGEGYLRMSLVENENRLRQAVRQIKGCLKDAESGSVATSS from the coding sequence ATGTCTGATTCCGTCCAATCCTCCGAACCGTCCAACGACCCTCCTTTCGAGGTCCAATTCGCGCAGCGCGTTTATCGCTTGCCGCCATACATGTTCGGGCGGATCAATGCCTTGCTGTACGAAAAGCGAGTTGCCGGGAACGACGTGATTGACATGGGGATGGGCAATCCATCCGATCCCCCTGCCGACTACGTGATGGAAAAGATGTGCGAGGCCGTCAAAGACGTACGCAATCACGGTTACAGCAAGTCCAACGGTATCCGTAACTTGCGCCGTGAGGTCTCGGCCAAATACCTAAAAAAATATGGCGTTCGTCTCGATCCCGAATCGGAAGTGATGGTCTGTCTGGGGTCGAAGGAAGGCTTCTCGCACATGTGCCTGGCGATGATGGGCCCGGGCGACACGGCGATCGTTCCGGCTCCCTACTTTCCGGTTCACACCTATGCGGTCGCCTTGGCTTCCGGCAACGTGATCTCGCTCGACGTCGCCGATAGCGAGAAGTTTCTGTCGAACATCGCTTACACCTGCGAACATCTGTATCCGAAGCCGAAGCTGCTGATCATTTGCTATCCGCACAATCCATCGACCGTCACGGTCGAGCCGGAATTCTTTGTCGATGTGGTGAAAATCGCCAAGAAGTACGGCCTGATGGTGATTAGCGACTTCGCTTACGCCGACGTCGCTTTCGATGGTTACAAACCCCCCAGCTTCCTTTCGGCTCCTGGGGCCATCGACGTGGGCGTTGAGTTCACCACGATGAGCAAGGGTTACAACATGGCTGGCTGGCGTGTTGGCTACTGTGCCGGTAATCGGGAGATGATTCGCGGGCTGGGCACGATCAAAGGCTACTACGACTACGGCATGTTCCAGGCCATCCAGATCGCATCGATCATCGCTCTGCGTGAAGGGGATGCCGCCGTAGAGGCTCAAAGCCAGATCTATCAGGGCCGCCGCGACGCGTTGGTCGACGGTCTGCACCGCCTCGGCTGGGAAGTCACGCCACCGCGAGCCGGGATGTTTGTCTGGGCCAAGATTCCAGATAAATGGCTCGAACGAATGAACACCATGGATTTTGCTATGATGCTACTAGAGAAAGGCGACGTTGCTGTCAGCCCTGGTAGCGGTTTTGGTCCAAGCGGCGAAGGCTATTTGCGTATGAGCCTGGTCGAAAACGAAAACCGTCTGCGTCAGGCTGTTCGCCAGATCAAGGGTTGCCTGAAAGATGCCGAATCTGGTTCGGTGGCAACTTCGAGCTAA
- a CDS encoding OsmC family protein — protein MEKYSAKLSWQRGEEDFLDKRYSRAHTWQFDGGAVVPASSSPHVIPVPMSDPHGVDPEEAFIASISSCHMLWFLALAAKHRWRVDSYEDQPTGEMGKDTDGKTSVQRVTLQPRTVFSGEKQPTWDEIEKLHHEAHDLCFIANSVKSEIRVQPQA, from the coding sequence ATGGAAAAGTACTCGGCAAAACTCAGCTGGCAGCGTGGCGAAGAAGACTTTCTCGACAAACGCTACAGCCGAGCCCATACCTGGCAGTTCGATGGCGGAGCGGTCGTTCCGGCCTCGTCCTCCCCTCACGTGATCCCGGTTCCGATGTCCGATCCGCACGGAGTCGATCCCGAGGAAGCGTTCATCGCGTCGATTTCGAGCTGCCATATGCTCTGGTTTCTGGCTTTGGCGGCCAAGCATCGCTGGCGGGTCGACTCGTACGAAGACCAACCGACCGGCGAAATGGGCAAGGACACGGATGGAAAAACATCGGTCCAGCGCGTCACGCTTCAGCCGAGAACGGTCTTCAGTGGGGAGAAGCAGCCTACGTGGGACGAAATCGAGAAACTCCATCACGAAGCGCACGACCTGTGCTTCATCGCGAACTCCGTGAAATCAGAGATTCGCGTCCAGCCTCAGGCCTAG
- a CDS encoding peptidylprolyl isomerase, translating into MTGKDATRRLPLGKSWVLAAVGFVILTVGVVAWRQISGGPQQAEAQAPVQRQAQAAPLAAPAEEVAPAGRPSGKIQTVAVVNREPITRDALGEETLRRHGEQVLESLLNRHLIAMACQQNGIQISEADIDNEINNIAKKFGLSVDRWLGLLQEERNVTPGQYRRDIIWPTLALRKLAAGQLEVTDAEVQVEMDKNYGPKVKVRMISVNDRGLAEELRAKAAANPDAFPDMAKNHSQDVNSAAARGLIPPIRRHIGNKEIEDTVFALQAGEVSPVVFVAGQYLIFKCEEHLSADEIPAGSLNGIRQRMADVVRESKMREAAGDIYEKLQASAQIVNVYNDPSKASRMPGVAATLNGQPVSLQELKEECISRHGVEVLDGEINRKILQQELTRRQLQVTEADLEAEIVRAADSFGFLTKEGKPDMEAWLKQVTEEQGVSVELYVRDAVWPTVALKKLVDDQVKISDDDIQKGFVANYGERAQVLAIVLDSQRRAQEVWEMARRNPTEQFFGELARQYSIEPVSKNNDGQVPPIRMNGGQPTIENEAFRLQAGEISGIVAVGNQYIILYGLGRTKPLINNIEDVRSELVKELHEKKLRLAMADKFETLRESAQIDNFLANTTQAGKAFDAAVRQQMQRK; encoded by the coding sequence ATGACTGGCAAGGATGCTACTCGCCGACTTCCCCTGGGTAAGTCCTGGGTACTGGCAGCCGTTGGTTTTGTGATTTTGACCGTTGGTGTTGTCGCCTGGCGACAAATCTCCGGAGGTCCACAACAGGCCGAAGCTCAAGCCCCGGTTCAACGCCAGGCTCAAGCGGCACCTTTGGCCGCTCCGGCTGAGGAAGTCGCCCCAGCTGGCCGCCCCAGCGGAAAGATTCAGACGGTCGCGGTTGTTAATCGTGAACCAATCACTCGCGATGCCCTCGGCGAAGAAACCCTCCGTCGTCACGGCGAACAGGTTCTCGAGAGCCTGCTCAATCGCCACCTGATCGCCATGGCATGCCAGCAGAATGGCATCCAGATCAGCGAAGCGGACATCGACAACGAAATCAACAATATCGCCAAGAAGTTCGGCCTCTCGGTCGATCGCTGGTTGGGACTGTTGCAGGAAGAACGTAACGTGACGCCTGGTCAGTACCGCCGCGACATCATCTGGCCAACGCTGGCTCTGCGAAAGCTGGCCGCCGGTCAGTTGGAAGTGACCGACGCCGAAGTTCAAGTCGAAATGGACAAGAACTACGGCCCGAAGGTCAAGGTTCGTATGATCTCGGTGAATGATCGTGGTCTGGCTGAAGAGCTGCGAGCCAAGGCAGCCGCCAACCCGGACGCTTTCCCGGACATGGCCAAGAATCACTCGCAAGACGTCAACAGCGCGGCTGCTCGCGGGTTGATCCCACCAATTCGCCGTCACATCGGTAACAAAGAAATCGAAGACACCGTCTTCGCACTGCAGGCTGGGGAAGTTTCTCCAGTGGTCTTCGTGGCCGGTCAGTACTTGATCTTCAAGTGCGAAGAGCACCTGTCTGCCGATGAAATCCCAGCAGGCAGCCTGAATGGTATCCGTCAGCGCATGGCCGACGTCGTTCGCGAATCGAAGATGCGTGAAGCCGCTGGCGACATTTACGAAAAGCTGCAGGCCAGTGCCCAGATCGTGAATGTTTACAACGATCCAAGCAAAGCTTCCCGGATGCCTGGGGTGGCCGCCACGCTGAACGGTCAGCCGGTCAGCCTGCAGGAACTAAAAGAAGAATGCATCAGCCGTCACGGGGTGGAAGTCCTGGATGGCGAAATCAACCGCAAGATCCTGCAGCAGGAACTGACTCGCCGTCAGTTGCAAGTCACCGAAGCAGATCTCGAGGCTGAAATTGTTCGTGCCGCCGATTCGTTTGGCTTCCTCACCAAGGAAGGCAAGCCCGACATGGAAGCCTGGTTGAAGCAGGTTACCGAAGAACAGGGCGTTTCGGTCGAACTGTATGTCCGTGATGCGGTCTGGCCAACGGTTGCCTTGAAGAAGTTGGTCGACGATCAGGTCAAGATTTCCGACGACGACATTCAGAAGGGCTTCGTCGCCAACTACGGCGAACGTGCCCAGGTCCTGGCGATCGTTCTGGACAGCCAGCGTCGTGCTCAAGAGGTTTGGGAAATGGCTCGCCGTAACCCAACCGAACAGTTCTTCGGCGAACTGGCACGTCAGTACTCGATCGAGCCAGTCTCGAAGAACAACGACGGTCAGGTTCCTCCGATCCGCATGAATGGCGGTCAGCCAACCATCGAAAACGAGGCCTTCCGTCTGCAGGCAGGCGAGATCTCGGGCATCGTCGCGGTTGGCAACCAGTACATCATTCTGTACGGGTTGGGTCGCACCAAGCCGCTGATCAACAACATCGAAGACGTTCGCTCGGAACTGGTCAAAGAACTGCACGAAAAGAAGCTGCGTCTGGCCATGGCCGACAAGTTTGAAACCCTGCGTGAATCGGCCCAGATCGACAACTTCCTGGCCAACACCACCCAGGCCGGTAAAGCATTCGACGCCGCCGTTCGTCAGCAGATGCAGCGTAAGTAA
- the frr gene encoding ribosome recycling factor — MNADQIKQDATQRMEKAIDVLKNGLSGVRTGRATPGLVDSLRVEVYGSLQPIKQIASVSVPEPSQLLIRPYDTGAIKDIEKAIVASDLGMAPQSDGRVIRLNVPPLSTEVRKKLVSRIKDLAEESRVSIRNIRRDANKAADTAEKDKTISEDIRDDIKTDVQDLTKKFEDQVNELAKNKEKEVMED, encoded by the coding sequence ATGAACGCGGATCAAATCAAGCAAGACGCTACGCAGCGTATGGAAAAAGCGATCGACGTCCTGAAGAACGGCCTCAGCGGCGTTCGTACCGGTCGGGCCACCCCCGGCCTGGTCGATTCGCTGCGAGTGGAAGTTTATGGATCGCTGCAGCCGATCAAGCAGATTGCCTCGGTAAGCGTTCCAGAACCGAGCCAGTTGTTGATCCGTCCTTACGATACTGGTGCGATCAAAGACATTGAAAAGGCAATCGTCGCCAGCGATTTGGGCATGGCCCCGCAGAGTGATGGTCGTGTCATTCGTTTGAACGTTCCGCCATTGTCGACCGAAGTTCGTAAGAAGCTCGTTTCGCGTATTAAAGACCTGGCGGAAGAATCGCGAGTTTCGATCCGAAACATCCGTCGCGATGCCAACAAGGCTGCCGATACCGCGGAAAAGGACAAGACGATCAGCGAAGACATTCGCGACGACATCAAGACCGACGTTCAAGACCTGACCAAGAAGTTTGAAGATCAGGTCAACGAACTGGCTAAGAACAAAGAAAAGGAAGTGATGGAAGACTAG
- a CDS encoding PH domain-containing protein — protein MSPQVYPAKIAPAITALLAGGAILLLALGVVTLLLPRSGELPALAFMATGGLMQAIWMRTTYTINGSHLVIWSGPIRWRVPLEAITKIEKTSSTALMMGGTHLRFALSPEALMIYYEKRPGQKWFGLVEPAVLISPQNRDEFIQALQEAAPAANVVTA, from the coding sequence ATGTCACCGCAGGTCTATCCAGCAAAAATCGCTCCCGCAATCACCGCTCTATTGGCCGGCGGGGCGATTCTATTATTGGCGCTGGGTGTGGTCACGCTCTTGCTTCCACGGTCCGGTGAGCTTCCCGCACTCGCATTTATGGCCACCGGTGGTCTGATGCAGGCGATCTGGATGCGGACGACCTACACCATCAACGGATCGCACCTGGTAATCTGGTCCGGGCCGATTCGCTGGCGAGTCCCGCTCGAAGCGATCACCAAGATCGAAAAGACTTCCAGCACGGCGCTGATGATGGGGGGGACTCATCTGAGATTCGCGCTATCGCCGGAAGCATTGATGATTTACTACGAGAAACGACCAGGCCAAAAATGGTTCGGGCTGGTCGAGCCTGCGGTATTGATTTCACCGCAGAATCGGGACGAGTTTATCCAAGCTCTGCAGGAAGCGGCTCCAGCGGCAAATGTTGTCACCGCATAG
- the pyrH gene encoding UMP kinase: protein MSDTPENASPKYKRIILKLSGESFSRAGERGIAMDEVVSISRQIRQASELGCQIAVVIGGGNILRGGQFKNESASIQEATAHYMGMLATVINGLALQDALESLDMQTRLMTAIHMHGVAEPYIRRKAARHLEKGRIVILAAGTGSPFVTTDTAAAQRALELEADILMKATRVDGVYSDDPEKNPHAVFYRTLGFDQVVSENLRVMDGTAISQCREHGMPILVFNFKTDGNIQKAVRGEQVGTLINPKL from the coding sequence ATGTCCGATACGCCTGAAAATGCTTCTCCCAAATACAAACGCATCATTCTGAAACTCTCGGGCGAAAGCTTCTCGAGAGCAGGCGAACGGGGGATTGCCATGGACGAAGTGGTCAGCATTTCGCGCCAGATTCGCCAGGCATCGGAACTGGGCTGCCAGATCGCTGTGGTGATCGGCGGTGGAAACATTCTCCGTGGTGGTCAGTTCAAAAATGAAAGTGCTTCCATCCAGGAAGCGACTGCTCACTACATGGGAATGCTGGCGACGGTGATCAATGGTCTGGCGCTGCAAGATGCTTTGGAAAGCCTCGATATGCAAACGCGTCTGATGACGGCGATTCATATGCATGGCGTGGCCGAACCATACATCCGCCGCAAGGCAGCTCGTCATTTGGAGAAAGGTCGCATTGTGATTCTGGCCGCCGGAACCGGCAGTCCGTTTGTCACCACCGATACTGCGGCCGCTCAGCGAGCTTTGGAACTGGAAGCCGACATCTTGATGAAGGCAACCCGTGTCGATGGCGTTTACAGCGACGACCCAGAAAAGAACCCGCACGCCGTTTTCTATCGTACGCTCGGTTTCGACCAGGTCGTCAGCGAGAACCTCCGCGTGATGGATGGTACCGCGATCAGCCAATGCCGTGAGCATGGCATGCCGATCCTGGTCTTTAATTTCAAGACCGACGGCAATATCCAGAAGGCTGTCCGAGGCGAACAGGTCGGCACGCTGATCAACCCGAAGTTGTAA